In Actinoplanes sp. NBC_00393, a single genomic region encodes these proteins:
- a CDS encoding pyrophosphorylase — protein sequence MAGRVLSTDQAKTSIQQVQAIINGGLTDQIAQLDAQGKMLSNPDVWDGPLAQQFRDQTWPETKAALDKAKVELDQLREQLQKIAQNIMTAGGGY from the coding sequence ATGGCGGGACGCGTACTCTCGACGGACCAGGCGAAAACCTCGATCCAGCAGGTGCAGGCCATCATCAACGGGGGGCTCACTGATCAGATCGCTCAGCTCGACGCGCAGGGAAAGATGCTGTCCAACCCGGACGTGTGGGACGGTCCGCTGGCCCAGCAGTTCCGGGATCAGACCTGGCCGGAGACGAAGGCCGCGCTGGACAAGGCCAAGGTCGAATTGGATCAATTGCGCGAGCAACTGCAGAAGATCGCGCAGAACATCATGACCGCCGGTGGCGGATACTGA
- a CDS encoding molybdopterin oxidoreductase family protein, whose product MDRISDIWGTRNPHSRGTTWPARVDLHLDEGLTEAQVDRWVPSACVLCSNGCGCEIAVKDGRMVGVRGRADDPVNGGRLGPKGLYGSTPWSRSPDRLTRPLIREGGELVECDWDTAMGRIAEVSRRLLRERGPLSHGFYTSGQLFLEEYYTLAVIGKAGIGTPHMDGNTRLCTATAAASLKESFGADGQPGCYDDVEHCDAIFLYGHNMPETQTVLWARVLDRLRGADPPVLVCVDPRRTAVAAEATVHLAPKVGTNLALMNGLVRELFVNGWVDEDWVGEHTVGVETLREIVSPYTPDEVARICEVEPEDVTKAARIFGTSQRVLSTVLQGFYQSHQATASAVAVNNLHLLRGMLGRPGAGILQMNGQPTAQNNRECGADGDLPGFRNWDNEQHIAELARLWNVDPLVIPHWAEPTHALQIFKYAEEGSIGLLWISATNPAVSLPESARIRRILGGDCFVVVQDLFRTETAELADVVLPAAGWGEKTGTFTNADRTVHLSEQAVSPPGEARSDFEIFLGYADAMDFRDADGRPLIGWRTPEHAFEAWREASRGRPCDYSELSYDRLRSSGGLRWGADRLYTDASFPSATDFCETYGHDLLTGATVTEQEHRAQGADGRAFLKGAPYHPAPETPSEEFPLLFTTGRTVHQFHTRTKTGRSRPLNRAAPEAWAELSEADAAKLGIKDGDRVRVESPRSAVEVPARITRVPTGTVFVPFHYGQANELTATVWDPVSKQPAFKTAVCRVTPCNS is encoded by the coding sequence GTGGATCGGATCAGCGACATCTGGGGTACGCGTAACCCGCACTCCCGGGGCACGACCTGGCCGGCACGGGTGGATCTGCACCTCGACGAGGGCCTGACCGAGGCGCAGGTGGACCGCTGGGTGCCGAGTGCCTGCGTGCTCTGCAGCAACGGCTGTGGTTGTGAGATAGCCGTGAAGGACGGCCGGATGGTCGGCGTCCGCGGCCGCGCGGACGACCCGGTCAACGGCGGCCGGCTGGGCCCGAAAGGCCTGTACGGCAGCACGCCCTGGTCCCGCTCCCCGGACCGGCTCACCCGGCCGCTGATCCGCGAGGGCGGCGAGCTCGTCGAATGCGACTGGGACACCGCGATGGGCCGGATCGCCGAGGTCTCCCGGCGGCTGCTGCGCGAGCGCGGCCCGTTGTCGCACGGCTTCTACACCAGCGGCCAGCTCTTCCTCGAGGAGTACTACACGCTCGCCGTGATCGGGAAGGCCGGCATCGGCACCCCGCACATGGACGGCAACACGCGGCTGTGCACGGCGACCGCGGCCGCCTCGCTGAAGGAGTCGTTCGGCGCGGACGGGCAGCCGGGCTGCTACGACGACGTCGAGCACTGCGACGCGATCTTCCTGTACGGCCACAACATGCCGGAGACGCAGACGGTCCTGTGGGCGCGGGTGCTCGACCGGCTCCGGGGCGCGGATCCGCCGGTGCTCGTCTGTGTGGATCCGCGGCGTACCGCGGTGGCGGCCGAGGCCACGGTCCATCTGGCGCCGAAGGTAGGCACCAACCTGGCGCTGATGAACGGCCTGGTCCGGGAGCTGTTCGTCAACGGCTGGGTGGACGAGGACTGGGTCGGCGAGCACACGGTCGGCGTGGAGACGTTGCGGGAGATCGTTTCTCCCTACACGCCGGACGAGGTCGCACGGATCTGCGAGGTCGAACCGGAGGACGTGACGAAGGCGGCGCGGATCTTCGGGACCTCCCAGCGCGTGCTCTCCACCGTCCTGCAGGGCTTCTACCAGTCACATCAGGCCACCGCGTCGGCGGTCGCGGTGAACAACCTGCACCTGCTGCGCGGCATGCTCGGCCGGCCCGGCGCCGGCATCCTGCAGATGAACGGCCAGCCCACCGCGCAGAACAACCGCGAGTGCGGCGCCGACGGCGACCTGCCCGGCTTCCGCAACTGGGACAACGAGCAGCACATCGCCGAGCTGGCCCGGCTCTGGAACGTCGATCCGCTGGTGATCCCGCACTGGGCCGAGCCGACCCACGCCCTGCAGATCTTCAAGTACGCCGAGGAGGGCAGCATCGGCCTGCTCTGGATCTCGGCCACCAACCCGGCGGTGTCGCTGCCGGAGTCGGCGCGGATCCGCCGGATCCTCGGCGGCGACTGCTTCGTGGTCGTCCAGGATCTGTTCCGCACCGAGACCGCCGAGCTCGCCGACGTGGTCCTGCCCGCGGCCGGCTGGGGTGAGAAGACCGGCACGTTCACCAACGCCGACCGGACGGTCCATCTGAGCGAGCAGGCCGTGTCGCCTCCGGGCGAGGCCCGGAGCGACTTCGAGATCTTTCTGGGGTACGCCGACGCGATGGATTTCCGGGACGCGGACGGCCGGCCGCTGATCGGGTGGCGGACGCCGGAGCATGCGTTCGAGGCGTGGCGGGAGGCGAGCCGCGGCCGCCCGTGCGACTACAGCGAGCTGTCCTACGACCGGCTGCGCAGTTCGGGCGGGCTGCGCTGGGGCGCGGACCGGCTCTACACCGACGCGAGCTTCCCCAGCGCGACCGATTTCTGCGAGACCTACGGCCACGATCTGCTGACCGGCGCGACCGTCACCGAGCAGGAGCACCGCGCGCAGGGTGCGGACGGCCGGGCGTTCCTCAAGGGCGCGCCGTACCACCCGGCGCCGGAGACGCCCTCCGAGGAGTTTCCGCTGCTCTTCACCACCGGGCGGACCGTCCACCAGTTCCACACCCGGACCAAGACCGGCCGCTCCCGGCCGCTCAACAGGGCCGCACCCGAGGCGTGGGCCGAGCTTTCCGAAGCG
- a CDS encoding serine hydrolase domain-containing protein — MSDLDGPVRQTLGRLAPGRHGVVVAAIAGDTVEIQGSGGLDATTRFEIGSVTKVFTALTLARLTLAGVTSLDEPLRDLLPAGTKVPARGGQEITLRHLATHTSGLSRLPTGMLLGALLRPNQPDPYAHCSEDHLLGALGRARLGAVPGRRFRYSNFGAGLLGLALARRAGLGYDALVSREISMPLGLIGTSTEGVPTQGHRRNGKPTGPWHLADLAGAGGLRSTATDVVAFVRAHLADGELTPAIRLALETEHRVNPFLSVRLGWMALRRHPKQGGHLQIYHNGGTGGFSSFAGWDPEKKVGVVVLSDTQRMVDNPAFELLTELRSAS, encoded by the coding sequence ATGTCCGATCTTGATGGCCCGGTCCGGCAGACCCTCGGAAGACTCGCCCCGGGACGGCACGGCGTGGTGGTCGCGGCGATCGCCGGCGACACCGTCGAGATCCAGGGCAGCGGCGGCCTGGACGCGACCACCCGCTTCGAGATCGGCTCGGTGACCAAGGTCTTCACCGCGCTCACCCTGGCCCGGCTCACCCTCGCCGGCGTCACCTCGCTCGACGAACCGCTGCGCGACCTGCTGCCGGCCGGGACGAAGGTGCCGGCGCGCGGCGGGCAGGAGATCACCCTGCGGCATCTGGCCACGCACACCTCCGGGCTGTCCCGCCTGCCGACCGGCATGCTGCTGGGCGCGCTGCTGCGGCCGAATCAGCCGGATCCGTACGCACACTGCTCCGAAGACCATCTGCTCGGCGCGCTGGGCCGTGCCAGGCTCGGCGCCGTGCCCGGCCGGCGCTTCCGCTACTCCAACTTCGGCGCCGGGCTGCTCGGCCTGGCGCTGGCGCGCCGCGCGGGCCTCGGCTACGACGCACTCGTCAGCCGCGAGATCAGCATGCCGTTGGGATTGATCGGTACGTCTACCGAAGGCGTGCCGACACAGGGACACCGCCGCAACGGCAAACCCACCGGGCCCTGGCACCTCGCCGACCTGGCCGGGGCCGGTGGACTCCGGTCGACCGCCACCGACGTGGTCGCGTTCGTCCGGGCGCATCTGGCCGACGGTGAGCTGACCCCGGCGATCCGGCTGGCGCTGGAGACCGAGCACCGGGTGAACCCGTTCCTGAGCGTGCGGCTCGGCTGGATGGCCCTGCGGCGGCATCCGAAACAGGGCGGTCACCTGCAGATCTACCACAACGGCGGCACCGGCGGATTCTCGTCGTTCGCCGGCTGGGACCCGGAGAAGAAGGTCGGGGTGGTGGTGCTCAGCGACACCCAGCGGATGGTCGACAACCCGGCGTTCGAGCTGCTCACCGAGCTGCGGTCAGCCTCGTGA
- a CDS encoding DUF1990 family protein, translating to MRPELTYAEVGATRETPLPPGYRHVRRDAPIGSGQADFDRACEALLTWRMHRHAGLTVAAGSTPRAVPGAFVHLRLGWGPLSIGIPCRVVYCLEHPRLRGFAYGTLPGHPERGEEAFAVHLTDSGLVRFRITAFSRPATVLARAGGPLSIAVQEIATSRYVGALRRLSRG from the coding sequence ATGCGGCCCGAGTTGACGTACGCCGAGGTGGGCGCCACCCGGGAAACCCCGCTGCCACCCGGCTACCGCCACGTCCGCCGGGACGCGCCGATCGGTTCCGGCCAGGCCGATTTCGACCGCGCCTGCGAAGCCCTCCTCACCTGGCGCATGCACCGCCACGCCGGCCTGACCGTGGCGGCAGGTTCCACGCCGCGTGCCGTGCCCGGCGCATTCGTGCACCTCCGCCTGGGTTGGGGCCCGCTGAGCATCGGCATCCCCTGCCGGGTGGTCTACTGCCTGGAACATCCCCGGCTGCGCGGTTTCGCCTACGGCACCCTGCCGGGCCACCCGGAGCGCGGCGAGGAGGCGTTCGCCGTGCATCTGACCGATTCGGGCCTGGTCCGGTTCCGGATCACCGCGTTCTCCCGCCCGGCCACCGTCCTGGCCCGCGCCGGCGGCCCACTGTCCATCGCCGTGCAGGAGATCGCCACGAGCCGCTACGTCGGCGCACTACGCAGGCTCTCACGAGGCTGA